TCCGGCCTGGCGCAGATAGCCGGTAAGAGTGTTCATAATGGTCTTCCTAGCCGATGCCGGGGATGAGGGAAATGATCAGGTCGATGATCTTGATGCCGACGAAGGGGGCGATGAGTCCACCGAGCCCGTAGATCAGCAGGTTCCGGGCCAGCGCCTGATTGGCCGAGACGGCGCGGTATTTCACACCCCGGAGCGCGAGCGGCACCAAGGCGACGATGACCAGGGCGTTGAAGATCACCGCGGAGAGGATGGCCGAGGAGGGGGTTGCCAGGCCCATGATGTTCAGCAGCCCGAGCCCCGGGAAGGCCGCGGTGAAGAGGGCGGGCACAATCGCGAAGTACTTGGCGACGTCGTTGGCGACCGAGAACGTGGTCAGCGCCCCGCGGGTGATCAGCAGTTGCTTGCCGATGCCGACGATATTGATGAGTTTGGTGGGATCGGAGTCGAGGTCCACCATGTTGGCAGCGTCCTTGGCGGCGGGGGTGCCGGAGTTCATGGCGACGCCGACGTCCGCCGCGGCCAGGGCAGGGGCGTCGTTGGTGCCGTCCCCGGTCATGGCCACGAGCCGGCCGGTTGCCTGCTCCTTTTTGATGACCGCGAGTTTGTCCTCGGGGGTTGCTTCGGCCAGGAAATCATCGACGCCGGCCTCGGCGGCGATCGCCCGGGCGGTAACGGGGTTGTCCCCGGTGATCATCACGGTGCGGATGCCCATTTTCCGCAGTTCGTCGAATCGGGCGTGCATTCCGGGTTTGACGACGTCGGCGAGGTGAACGGTCCCCAAAATTTCCGCGCTGCCGTCCTGGCTCACCTGGGCGACCAGCAGGGGAGTGCCGCCCCCGGCGGAGATGTCGTTGACGCGGTCCGTGACCTCCGCCGGGGTGTGGCCGCCGTAACCGGCAACGAACGCGGACACTGCAGAGGTGGCGCCCTTTCGGATCTGCCGGCCGTCAAGGTCCAGCCCGCTCATACGCGTGCTGGCGCTGAAAGGGACCACCGTGAAATCACCGGAACTGCGCTGCAGCGTTGCCAGATCCTGCCCGGCAGCACCGTCCCCGGCGGCGAGATCCACGATGGACCGTCCTTCCGGGGTTTCGTCGGCCAGGCTGCAGACCCGGGCCGCTTCCACAAGCCGGGCCGGCTCAACACCATGGGCGGGGAAGAAATTCACGGCCCGGCGGTTGCCGTAGGTGATGGTTCCGGTCTTGTCGAGCAGGAGGGTGGTGATATCTCCGGCGGTCTCCACGGCGCGGCCGGAGGTCGCCAGCACGTTGTGCTGGACCAGCCGG
This genomic window from Arthrobacter sp. EM1 contains:
- the kdpB gene encoding potassium-transporting ATPase subunit KdpB; this translates as MTRSSSAPAADTATRTYADGNPLGTPGEHKHHTKTPAKLTFASVMAALPLAVRKLAPGQMIHSPVMFTVLVGAALCTALSFYRPSAFGIAVTAWLWLTALFGTLSESIAEGRGKAQADSLRASRQGILARLRQPDGAIKEVPGTELRLNDVVICEAGDVIPSDGEIIEGLASVDESTITGESAPVIRESGGDRCSVTGGTKVLSDRIVIRITAEPGATFVDRMIKLVEGAVRQKTPNEIALHVLLVSLTIVFLAVTMSLAPFAALAGATPSPIVLVALLVCLIPTTIGALVPAIGIAGMDRLVQHNVLATSGRAVETAGDITTLLLDKTGTITYGNRRAVNFFPAHGVEPARLVEAARVCSLADETPEGRSIVDLAAGDGAAGQDLATLQRSSGDFTVVPFSASTRMSGLDLDGRQIRKGATSAVSAFVAGYGGHTPAEVTDRVNDISAGGGTPLLVAQVSQDGSAEILGTVHLADVVKPGMHARFDELRKMGIRTVMITGDNPVTARAIAAEAGVDDFLAEATPEDKLAVIKKEQATGRLVAMTGDGTNDAPALAAADVGVAMNSGTPAAKDAANMVDLDSDPTKLINIVGIGKQLLITRGALTTFSVANDVAKYFAIVPALFTAAFPGLGLLNIMGLATPSSAILSAVIFNALVIVALVPLALRGVKYRAVSANQALARNLLIYGLGGLIAPFVGIKIIDLIISLIPGIG